In the Vibrio sp. FE10 genome, CTCGTTACCACCAACGCGCTCGATCATTCTTTCTTGAATGACGCGCAGCAGTTTAATTTGCACGGCAATCGGCATGCTTTCTATTTCATCAAGAAACAGAGTACCGCCATTGGCTTGTTCTATTTTGCCAATGCGCTTCTTGTTAGCACTGGTAAACGAGCCCGCTTCATGACCAAACAACTCACTTTCGATAATGCTTTCTGTCATGCCGCCACAGTTGATCGCGACAAAGGGCTTCGCCTTACGACGGCTAAATTGATGCAACGCGCGAGCAATCACCTCTTTACCCGTTCCAGTTTCGCCGTTGATGATGGTATCAACACCAGTATGAGACAGCGCAAGCACTTGCTTACGTATCGTATCCATCGCTTTTGATTGGCCAATAACCACCGTTTCAATTGGTAACTCCGTTTCCTCCTCACCGCCTATAATTGCTGGGCAGTTGTGCTGAGATTGTGTCAACGCCAAGTCGAGTTTCTCTACCAACTCGCTGGCATTAAGTGGTTTTTCTAGGAAGTCGAAAGCCCCTAGCTTCATTGCTTCTATCGCCATGGGAATATCGCCATGGCCACTCATCAACAAGACAGGGACGTTAGCGGCTCTATGCTGGATTGAACTCAGCAGCGTAAGCCCATCCACCTGTGGCATTCGTACATCACACAATACAACCGACTGGCTGTTTGCTTTGAGCGATTTAAGGCCAAGGTTAGGGTCGGTAAAGGTAGTGACGCTAAACCCTTCTAACTCCAACATTTCACTCACGGCTTCAACGACATCGATTTCATCATCGATAAGAACTATGTGTTTTTCTGCAGTCATGAGGCTATGCCTTTTGGTAGAGTGACGATAAAAGTGGTGCCTTGGTGTTCGACGGATTCCACGTGAATCGATCCGCCAAAGTCTTTTATGATGTTGTATGCGATAGACAAACCGAGCCCAAGCCCCTTACCTGTTGTCTTACGGGTATAAAATGGATCAAACAGATGCGGAATGTCCTCTTCAGGTATCCCTAACCCGTTGTCCATAACCAAAATCTGAATGGTGTTCGAATGCTCTTGAGTGGAGATGCTGAGCTCAGGTTGCTCTCTGTGCTCAACGGCATCCAGAGCATTGCTGATCAAATTCACCAGTACCTGTTCTAAGCGAATGCTGTTGGCTCGAACCACCTGGTCGCTTTGTGGTGAATACTGTATCGACACTGCGCTCTGTCTGGTTTCAAACAGGTCAATCGCATCGCCGACGACCTTATCCAACTCAACGTTATCAATCTTGCCATCGCTCTTACGTGAGAAGGCTTTTAGGTGACGAGTAATCGCAGCGACCTTGTCTAACAAGATCTCGATCTTTTTCAGGTTCTCTTCTGCCCTGTCAGGCCTTTGCTTACCTAACCATAATTGAGCACTTCGAACGTGACTGTTTACTGCGGTCAGAGGTTGATTGATCTCGTGCGTGATCCCGACACTTAATTGCCCTAGCGCAGCCAGTTTTCCGGCTTGGATTAACTCGTCTTGAGTCACTCGTAGTTTGGCTTCGGCTAAGGTGCGTTCTTCAACCTCAGCCTCCAACTTGCGATTGGTTTGCTTAACGACTTTGGCCGTGGTCTGAAATACCTTTAGGTACTTGGCCATTTGCGTCACTTCGTCTTTTCCCCGAATAGAAACCTCGGTATCTAAATGGCCGGTAGAAATCGCGAACATATTGTCTTTGAGCTGTAAAAGCCTTTCTAAAATACTTTTACGGACGTAGAACCACGAAATGGCAGCGGCAGCCAACACACTAAACAGAGAAAGAAAAAGAGAGAGTTGCTGATTCGATTGTAAAGACAGCTGCGCTTGTTGAATCGATTGGTCAATATTGCTATTCACCTTGCTGGTGTTGCTCTCGATCTGCACGGTTAACTGATTCAAATGTTCACGGCTGTTTTGTAAGAAATATTGCTCTTGATAGAGATGATCGAGCGCTTTGTTTTTGAGTCCATACAAGCTGCTATCGCTTGAAGCGAGGTTATAAATCACCGTGAGTTGATGATCTAATTCAGGAAAATCACTTCTTAAATCACCACTGACCCAAAGTTTCCACCACTCTTCCCCTACCTGCTCTAAACGGTAACTGGTGTAATCGAGCTCATTAAAACTTGAGTCGTTATACAGCTTTTCTACCAAGCCTAATTGGTAATAAAGCAGAGATTTCAACTGAGTATATTGAATTTGATCTTTGGCTGGTTCAGGCAAACTATCGAGTGAATCACTGGCCTGTTGCAGTAGCGGGTAAAAACCTTCAAGCAAATTACGAAGTTCTTGATTGAGTTGTTCTGACTCAATCTCACTTTGGAACAACAAGCTCAGGCTATTATTAACTTGGGCGATAAGATCTTTAAAGTAGGCATGATAATCAGGGAATTGAACCATAACGCTATTCATTACTGAAATGGCCTCTTCAATTTTAAGCATCGCCTGTTTACGCTCTAAATTGGATTCAGCATCACTGAGTTGAGATGACGTCGTGATAATCACACGCACCATATCATTGAGGCGTGCAGCGTTATCTAAGGCAGGGATTTCACTCTCTTTTAATTCAACGAGGCGTTGGTTTAGGTCGTCAAAAGTAAAGCTGGAAACAACCGAAAGGAAGATGGTGGTCATCGATAACATTGCCAATGCCAACACCAAACGCAGCTCGATGCCCTTCCAACCAAACCACTTACGACGCGGGATTTTGATCGAAAACGGGCGTTCAAAACTGTCTTTATTTTCTATCACCTCGGAGACATGACTACTCACTCGCTCCACCCTCTTCTCATCAAGAATCAATAGGAATTGGTCAATGATTCAGACGGTTAGGGCTCACACCTTACTCAACCTCACATCAGATAGCTTTAGTAGAACTATTAAACGAAGAGTAATCATTAACATTTCACATAAGATATCATAACAATTATTTTATAAAGCTTAGGTTGTCTGTTTTGCGATAATAGAAAGTGACCTCACCGACAGAAACGTGATTACTTTATCAATACCGAGCTGAATAAGTGGCTGCACAGCTGTCAACCAAGTAATAAAACTCGAATATTATTAGTCAGTTAAGGTTGTTGATACAAAAAATCGCACAAGCTTTCACTCATGCGATTTCATTGATGTCATGTCAAACGACTGCTCGAGACTCAACGAGTTAAAGAATGATCATCCCATCTCGATACGTCAGTGCTGGCAAAACATCTTGCCCAAGTAACACAGGGCCATCGAGGTCGACAATCTCAGACTGAACCGCAATAGGCAGCGCCGCTCGCATCGCTAATGAAGTGCCAAGCATGCAACCCGACATCAGAGTAAAACCTAGCCTTTGAGCTTCTTCAGCAAGTACCAATGCTTCGGTCAGACCACCGGTTTTATCTAGCTTGATGTTGACCATCTCATACTTGCCCAACAGCGAAGACAGCTGAGAAGTGGTATGACAGCTTTCATCCGCACACAGTGGGATCGGGTGCTTGATGTGTGCCAGTGACGCATCATGCTGTTGCGGCAAAGGTTGCTCGATCATCGCGATATCAAACTCAGTCAGTTGATTGAACAAGTCTTCGAGGTTCAACCCTGTCCACGCTTCATTAGCATCCAGTACAATTTTAACCCCAGGAGCCGCTTCTCGGACAGCGCGCACACGCTCTACTACTTGCTCACCATCAAGCTTCACTTTTAGAAGTTTCGCACCATTCACCACATAATCTCGCGCTTGTGTCGCCATGGCTTCTGGTGTGCCAATGGAGACTGTCATTGCTGTAACAATTTTAGCAGGCAACTCGAACACGCTATTTGGAAACACCTGGTCATTCTGCTGCGCTTCGAAATCCCAAAGCGCACAATCGACCGCATTTCGCGCTGCCCCTCCGGTCAATAAAGACTGAAGATGATCTCTTAGCTCTGCCGGATCGGTAACGCCTCGTTCAAACATGGCTTCAAGTGCGCTAGACGCTTGTTGGATTTGCGCTAATACAGACTCCGATGACTCGCCGTATCGTGGGTAAGGCGTGCATTCGCCCTGAGCTTGTTTGCCATCATGTTCAATGTAAACACGAACAACGTGACACTCAGTTCGGCTGCCTCGAGAGATGCGAAAAGGCGTTTGCATCGCGATAGTAATAGGTTCTGCTGTAATCTTCATAATTTCACTCGGTTGATGTTCGCTTTAACAAATGGAAACGTAGAAATGATGAAGTCGTTAAAGTGAATGTCGCAAATGATCAGTAATGTGTTGTACACCAAAACGCACAGGGTCCGTCACTGGTACTTGATAAAGTGTGGTCCATTCTTGACACAATGTCTCAGCATCTTCAATGCTAATCGCCGATGTGTTTAAACAGATGCCGACCAGTTTCACGTCCGAGTTCGTCAATCGTGCGGCTTGCAAGTTAGCTTCAATGGTCTGTTCTATGCTTGGCAATTGAGCGTGAGGAAGGTTGCGAATATGTGGTCGCCCGACTTCATGGCACAGCACCAAAGCGTCGGCTTGTGCACCATGCAATAACCCTAAACTCACGCCTGCAAAAGACGGATTGAACAACGAACCTTGGCCTTCAATGATGTCCCATTGGTGGTCGGTAAAATCGGGGCTAATCGCTTCAACCGCGCCAGAAATAAAATCCGCAACCACAGCATCAATCGAAATACCGCAACCTTCAATCAAGATGCCTGTCTGCCCTGTCGCTTTGAACTGAGCGGAGGTTCCTGATTGTTTGAGCGATTTTTCAATGGCCAACGCCGAGAACATTTTTCCTACTGAGCAATCGGTTCCGACCGTAAGAAGGCGTTTACCCTGACGAGGCTTACCGTTACCAACCTTTAGATCACCATCAAAATGGCGTACATCATGAAGCTTAGTCAATCCTCGGTGCTGCATGTCAGCAAGCGGTGAGAATTCACTCAAGCGCTGGTGCATGCCCGATGCAATCTCAAATCCCATTTCTGCAGCTGCCATTATGGTTGGCTGCCAAGAGTCAGGAATAACGCCACCTGGGTTTGCTGTACCAATCACTAGAGTTTTCGCACCCTGTGCTTGTGCCTCTTGTAAGGTCATGTCCGCTAAGCCAAGAGAAACCGTATCGTCTGTTAAACGCAGTTGGCCTAGGCAGATCTCTGGTCGCCATTGGTGGATACCGCGAGCGGTTTTTGCGGCGAGTGGATCGGTAACATCCCCAAGAAAAAGAAGGTAAGGTTGAGCGATAGACATGAGCGTTCCTAATTAATAAGTCCTTATATGGATTTACTTTAATTAAGAATTTGAAGGCTGCCGAATACCTATTTATCGCGTGCCTATAACATGATGTTATGGGTGAAAAATTGCGTCATCAGTTTTAGGTTATAGATAGGGCTACAAGCTAACAGCTAACAGCTAACAGCTAACAGCTAACAACTCTTAGCGAACAGCTCTTGTAGTTGACCCGATCTAATGGACACCTTCAATTGTAATTGGAGGTGATTATGCCAGCTTATAAATCAGGTAAAAAAACTCAACAATATCTTACGGAATTTAAGGTAACTGCTGTCCGACTTTCGCTTCGAGAAGGAGCTACAGTTAAAAGCGTGGCGCTATCATTAGATATCCACCCTTATATGCTTTCTAAATGGCGAAAGGACTATAGAGAAGGGGTTATTATGGAAGATAAACGTAAGAAAAGGACTAAGATCCCGAGCCAGAAAACTGAGTCTAGTCGGATTGCAGAACTTGAACGTCAGAACGAACAACTTAAGCTCGAGAATGACTTGCTAAAAAAGTGGCAACGATTCGTTGCCCAAGAAAATCGACAAAATTCCGATTCATAACCCATTACAAAACGCGTTATTCCATTGTATTGATGTGCCGTTTTCTATCTGTTTCTAAGTCGGGTTATTACGCATGGCTTGATAGAGAACCAAGCCGCTACGATCAAGAAGAGCAGGCTTTGAAGAAGCGTATAATTAAAGTTTTTACCCAGAGTCGAGAGACTTACGGCAGCCCACGAGTTCATGCAGAACTGAGGCGCCAAGGCGTTTTGGTTAGCCGCAAGCGTGTGGCTCGGATCATGAAAGAGCAAGGGCTAAGAGCGCGAAGTTATCGCATTTACATGAAAATGGCCAAGCTACATCGGTTCTATCAATCGATTAAGAATATTAAAAAAGACACACCAAAACCAACGGCAGTTAATCAACAATGGTCTGGAGATCTAACGTATATAAAGCAAGGTAAACGTTGGATGTATCTAGCGGTCGTTATCGATCTTTACTCGCGTAAAATCGTCGGTTGGTCGCTTGGTAGTAAGAAGAGTACACAACTAACGATGAGTTCGTTGAGAATGGCAATTAGAAATCGAAAGCCACAAGAGCGCTTATTGTTTCATACCGACAGAGGCTCTGAATATCGAGCCCATGAAGTTCAAGCTTTATTATCAAAAAATGGAATTGTCCCAAGTATGAATCGACCAGGTCATTGCACTGATAATGCGGAGGTGGAGTCGTTCTTCCATACGCTCAAAGGCGACATAATTAGGAAAAATAGTTTTAAAAGTGAGAAGCAGCTTAGAGATAAACTTGCCGGTTATATCCAGCATTTTTATAACCGTTATAGACTGCACTCAAGTCTTGGATATCGAACCCCGCATGAATATGAAGTAGCGACGGGTTAAAGATAATAGGGTGTCCATTTTATCGGGTGAAGATCATCTTAACTAACAACTCTTTACGAACAAGATAGCTGCAGTGCTGAAATAAACTGCTTGGCGGCAATCGACTGCGGGGTGTGCTCTGCGCAAAGCATCGATACCGAGAATTGGATGTCTGGTTGAAGTGGCAACACACAGACCGCATCGTCATTTTGATATTGCTCTGCCGTCCACGGGTCAACAATCGCAAACCCTGCTTGGTGCTTGACCAGTTCAGCAGCAGCGCTGTATCCGCGTACCGATATTGGATGATGATAATGCTCATCTAGCGCAACAAGGCTTTGATGGAGCAGCAAACCCAGTGGGTCGCGACTATCAAGCCCGATGATTGGCAACGGATAGTTGATCAAATCATCGAGGGTTAATTTTGCGGGTAAGTGATCAACCGTATTGGATGGAACCAGAACCTTGAGTGATTCAGTTAATAACGTTTCACTTAATATGCCAGGCGGCGTTTCATCCCCAAACGCGATGGCAATATCGAGCTCATGCTTCAATAAGCCAGCACACAGTTCATCACGGTTGGCGGTCAGTAACTCAAAAGAGAGAGCTTGTTTACTGCCATTTTGCTCGCGAGACATTTGGGCGATCACCGGAGTCAGCAATTTGGTCGCCAGAATCGGCGGCGCACCAATACGTAAGTGCTGATGGCCTTGCTTCACTTTGTTGGTTAGAGAGCGAAATTGCCCCAGTTGTTGATAGACCTTCTCCGCTTCTGGTAACAAGGTTTTCGCCTCAACCGTTGGTACTAATCGACCTTTCACACGCTCGAACAATCCAAACCCAAGTTGTTGTTCTGTGTGCGCCAAAATACGGGTCACATTAGGTTGCGACACATGCAGATTGCGCGCAGCCCCAGATACGGTTCCGGTCTGCATAATGGCGTAGAAGACTTCCAACTGTCTTAGGTTCAAATTGATGTCCTATGGTTCACAAAAAAGCTAACACGTTCAGGTATCGATCCAAGAGGTCAATTACCTAGTAGTAAGTAGTGAGTTTAGTTTAATAGCTCTTCAATCTTAGGCTGGAGCACTTTCGACCAAACTTGATAAGCCTTCGCGTTCAAGTGTAAGTCATCACACGAGTACTCATTCGACAAAAGCTTATTAGGTGACAATACTGAATTCACATCTAAGAATGCCATGCCTTGCTGAGTGCAGTACTCGCTTATTTTGCTATTGAGCAGTTCCACTGAAGGATTCAATCCTTGCAGTTTAGAGCCAACATAAAGCGTTGATTGCACCAAGATACGAATATCATTTTCTTGCCACACTTTAAGCATATCAACGTAGTTCTGGTAGATATGGTCGACATCATAACCCTGAGCTAAATCGTTTATCCCTGCCATGAAGCACACCAGCTTTGGCTTCACGTTCAACGTGGTATCAATGCGGCGTAACATACCTGTGGTGGTATCGCCTGCTAGGCCACGATTGACCATCGAAACATCCCGGAAAATATCTGCCCACGGTGCCCACTCGGTGATCGAATCACCAAACATCACTAAATCAGCATTGGGAGAGAAATGGCGATGATTGTCTGATGTCATGATGTAGCGGCTCATACTATGGCCTCGTTGCTGAACCTCAGACTGAATAGCGACTGCTTTGAGGATCTCGTCATTCGGTGTGGTGCTATCAAATTGAGAAAGTACACCTTCGATATGCGGCTTTAATGGACTAAGTTGGGTGCTCAGTTGATGGTGTTCTTTAAGGGAGGATAACCTCTCTAGCAATGCATACAGAGAGCGGTTTTGACCAACGTCTTGGAATAACTGATATAAATCGAGGACAGGTTGTTGTTGCAGCGCGGCAAGTAATTGCTTGTCTTCCATGGTGTTACCTAACCCTTCAATTATCCGGTGATGAACTCAAGATAATATCCGATTGCGTACGGGATAGATAACACTACAAGAAGGGATTTACTTATTGTTTACAAAAAATAATAAGACTCACTTTATATGTTTGGAGTCAAAAACTAGCGTCTCATCATCATATGTATAAAAAACTAAAGACATATTGTGACTCTGGTCTCTCAGCCTATGACCTACTCCTTTTTCCATTTTTTTATGGAGGATTTATAGAATATCAGGGTGGTGAATAATAAGTTAAATCATAATAATAAGGATCATAACGTGAAACTTTCTCTATCCAATACTGCTTTAGCAATGACCACTATTCTACTTGCAGGTTGCCAGACTTATCCTGAATCACCTCAGACGCCAGATACGACAGCATACCAATGTCAAACAAGCAATGATGCTAACGTAAACGACTTAAGAATCTATCAAGTCATGGTCGAAAGCTTTGTGAGTGGTGATGACTCTATTGGCCACGGAACTGGTTACGGAACTAGTCACCACAATGGCGATATTCAAGGGATTATAGATTCACTTGATTACATTCAATCTCTTGGTATGAACGGGATTTGGCTTACTCCAATCTTCAATTCCGAACCTATTGAGAACCAAGACCATTGGGCAGACAGACTGGATGCAACCGGTTATTTTGCCACTGATTATTTCAATATCGACCCCAGATTCGGCTCGATGGAAGAAGCTAAAACACTAGTTGAAGAAGCGCATGCTCGAGGGCTTTATGTCTTCTTTGATGGCGTATTTGGCCACCACAAAAAAAACGTCCTTCCGTCACCAACAGGTAAGCAGCCCCAAGGAGAGGATAACCCCGTCTCATACCCTGAGAGCCTAGCCTTCTATCAAGAAGTTGCCGAGTATTGGATCAAAGAGCTCAAAATTGATGGTTGGCGTTTAGATCAAGCTTATCAAGTGCCAAAAGAAGCTTGGAGTCAAATCAGAGAAACGGTAGACACAGCTTCTTCTCAAGTCGAATACGTAAACAGCGAAGGTAAAACCGTGAACCCTCTGGGTTATATGGTCGCGGAAATTTGGGCAGGTGAAAACCGTATTATAGAAACAGGGTACGGTTCAAATGAAGCACCGGCCTTATGCTCCGCGTTTGATTTTCCGATGCGCTACCGCCTAACAGAAACCTTTGCCGTAAACGAAGCTGGCGTAGGGAACAAAGGTGGAGAATGGCTCGCAGAAGGCATGTCTTTACATTCGTTATATCCAGACCACGCCAAGCCCAATTTAATGATAGGTAACCATGACCTTGTTCGCTTTGGTGATTTATTGCAGCGCGGTAATATCGCTTCTCCACAAGACAAAGAGTACTGGCAACGCTATAAAGCTGCCTTTTCTTTTCAAGCGGCTTATACAGGTCCAATCACAACCTACTATGGGGACGAAATTGGCGATCAGTTAGCGGGATTTTCCGATAAAGTTTGGACTGATGACTGTGCAATTAATGGCCTGTGTGATGATCACGTGGCGCGAACTAGCGGTAAAGTAGAAGGCGTCACAACTCAACTCAATACTAACGAAAAAGACTTAAAACAGTACGTTACAAGCTTGATGAAACTAAGAAAAACTCACCCCGCCCTATCACAAGGTAAACGTACGAACCTAATCGCCAACGATATCGCATATGTCGATCACAAAGCCTATGAAGGCGATGCAGTTATCTACGCAGTGAACGTGACCAACAAAGAGCAGACCATAAAACTAACCAAAGAGAAAGCAGGCTCGTTAGCTGATCTGACGGATATTGAATCTAAGCAATCGATATCAGAAATTGATGGTAATTACTCTATCGCCCTTAAGCCATTTGAAGCGCGTTTCTTGTCGATAACACAGCCAAGTAAAAAAGGTCCTATAGCGACTATAATTGCGACAGGAAATGAAGTTGGACAAGGCTTCATGGCTAAATGTAGCAATCCAACGATTAAAGCGGAAGGCCCCATTTCAAGCCCACTTTATGTGGTTGGCAACTTTGCTGATTCAGGTTGGAAACACGTAGCTAAACGAGAGTTTGAGTATAAAGGTGACAACACTTACCAAGTCGTTACCACAGAAAAGCCTGGTAGCTATCGCATGCAATACGCGTCTAAAGCTTGGTCACCACAGTTTACAGCGGATGGGCTCAACCTAAAACTAGGGAAACTTAATCCATTAACTAAAGGTGGCTACGGGCAAGATACCGCTATAACCATTCGTAATGCAGGACAGTATGTCTGGAGCTTGCAGTTCGATGATGCAGGACAACCATTAAAAATTATGGCTGCCAAATGTGCTGAATAGTCACGATTAAGATCCATTAAACACCGAGTAAAAAGCCCCTTGTTCATATGAACAAGGGGCTTTGGAGTCTAATTAACCTTTCTTAATCAAGCGAGTACCAATTAAGACAATGTCGGTAATTATTTAACTTGCAAATGATTACGGTTATCACGGCTTTTCTTAATCAGCTCGTTGCTCTCGTCCATTTCATCAGACTTTGCAAGGCGATCATAAAGCAGCACATTCACTGTAGCTGCCAAATTCATGCAACCAACCGTTGGTACGTACACAACGTGATCCGCTCTATCGGCTACATCTTGAGAAATGGAACCGTCTTCAGGGCCAAAAATATAGATAGCATTTTCCGGGTGTTTAAAACGCGGAAGCGGTGTTGCCCCTTCAGCCAACTCCACACAGACAATCTGAGTTTCCGCATCAAGGTTATCTAGAAACGACTCAACACCCGTTAGTGGAATTGTACGAGTTGCACTCTTGGTGTCGGTATGGAACTTAGCCGCTTTTTCGTAGCGTTGCCCTGTGTATTTAACTTCGTCGACTTGGTAACAGCCAGCCGCGCGCATAACAGCACCAACGTTAGTCGGGCTCTTTGGGTTAGTTAAACCAATAGTCACATGGCTTTTGTTCATGAATCTTCTCACTTAACGAATAGACATAGCAGGGTGCTACAAAGCGTCGCATTCTAACAAAGCAGCGCCAAATTCAAAAGCATCGAAGTAATCTCACTTTTTATCTCTTAAGCCCCTAGTTGCAAGGTATCTCACATCAAAA is a window encoding:
- a CDS encoding LysR family transcriptional regulator; protein product: MNLRQLEVFYAIMQTGTVSGAARNLHVSQPNVTRILAHTEQQLGFGLFERVKGRLVPTVEAKTLLPEAEKVYQQLGQFRSLTNKVKQGHQHLRIGAPPILATKLLTPVIAQMSREQNGSKQALSFELLTANRDELCAGLLKHELDIAIAFGDETPPGILSETLLTESLKVLVPSNTVDHLPAKLTLDDLINYPLPIIGLDSRDPLGLLLHQSLVALDEHYHHPISVRGYSAAAELVKHQAGFAIVDPWTAEQYQNDDAVCVLPLQPDIQFSVSMLCAEHTPQSIAAKQFISALQLSCS
- a CDS encoding sensor histidine kinase encodes the protein MERVSSHVSEVIENKDSFERPFSIKIPRRKWFGWKGIELRLVLALAMLSMTTIFLSVVSSFTFDDLNQRLVELKESEIPALDNAARLNDMVRVIITTSSQLSDAESNLERKQAMLKIEEAISVMNSVMVQFPDYHAYFKDLIAQVNNSLSLLFQSEIESEQLNQELRNLLEGFYPLLQQASDSLDSLPEPAKDQIQYTQLKSLLYYQLGLVEKLYNDSSFNELDYTSYRLEQVGEEWWKLWVSGDLRSDFPELDHQLTVIYNLASSDSSLYGLKNKALDHLYQEQYFLQNSREHLNQLTVQIESNTSKVNSNIDQSIQQAQLSLQSNQQLSLFLSLFSVLAAAAISWFYVRKSILERLLQLKDNMFAISTGHLDTEVSIRGKDEVTQMAKYLKVFQTTAKVVKQTNRKLEAEVEERTLAEAKLRVTQDELIQAGKLAALGQLSVGITHEINQPLTAVNSHVRSAQLWLGKQRPDRAEENLKKIEILLDKVAAITRHLKAFSRKSDGKIDNVELDKVVGDAIDLFETRQSAVSIQYSPQSDQVVRANSIRLEQVLVNLISNALDAVEHREQPELSISTQEHSNTIQILVMDNGLGIPEEDIPHLFDPFYTRKTTGKGLGLGLSIAYNIIKDFGGSIHVESVEHQGTTFIVTLPKGIAS
- a CDS encoding alpha-amylase family glycosyl hydrolase yields the protein MVNNKLNHNNKDHNVKLSLSNTALAMTTILLAGCQTYPESPQTPDTTAYQCQTSNDANVNDLRIYQVMVESFVSGDDSIGHGTGYGTSHHNGDIQGIIDSLDYIQSLGMNGIWLTPIFNSEPIENQDHWADRLDATGYFATDYFNIDPRFGSMEEAKTLVEEAHARGLYVFFDGVFGHHKKNVLPSPTGKQPQGEDNPVSYPESLAFYQEVAEYWIKELKIDGWRLDQAYQVPKEAWSQIRETVDTASSQVEYVNSEGKTVNPLGYMVAEIWAGENRIIETGYGSNEAPALCSAFDFPMRYRLTETFAVNEAGVGNKGGEWLAEGMSLHSLYPDHAKPNLMIGNHDLVRFGDLLQRGNIASPQDKEYWQRYKAAFSFQAAYTGPITTYYGDEIGDQLAGFSDKVWTDDCAINGLCDDHVARTSGKVEGVTTQLNTNEKDLKQYVTSLMKLRKTHPALSQGKRTNLIANDIAYVDHKAYEGDAVIYAVNVTNKEQTIKLTKEKAGSLADLTDIESKQSISEIDGNYSIALKPFEARFLSITQPSKKGPIATIIATGNEVGQGFMAKCSNPTIKAEGPISSPLYVVGNFADSGWKHVAKREFEYKGDNTYQVVTTEKPGSYRMQYASKAWSPQFTADGLNLKLGKLNPLTKGGYGQDTAITIRNAGQYVWSLQFDDAGQPLKIMAAKCAE
- the dgcA gene encoding N-acetyl-D-Glu racemase DgcA; this encodes MKITAEPITIAMQTPFRISRGSRTECHVVRVYIEHDGKQAQGECTPYPRYGESSESVLAQIQQASSALEAMFERGVTDPAELRDHLQSLLTGGAARNAVDCALWDFEAQQNDQVFPNSVFELPAKIVTAMTVSIGTPEAMATQARDYVVNGAKLLKVKLDGEQVVERVRAVREAAPGVKIVLDANEAWTGLNLEDLFNQLTEFDIAMIEQPLPQQHDASLAHIKHPIPLCADESCHTTSQLSSLLGKYEMVNIKLDKTGGLTEALVLAEEAQRLGFTLMSGCMLGTSLAMRAALPIAVQSEIVDLDGPVLLGQDVLPALTYRDGMIIL
- a CDS encoding RNA methyltransferase, with product MNKSHVTIGLTNPKSPTNVGAVMRAAGCYQVDEVKYTGQRYEKAAKFHTDTKSATRTIPLTGVESFLDNLDAETQIVCVELAEGATPLPRFKHPENAIYIFGPEDGSISQDVADRADHVVYVPTVGCMNLAATVNVLLYDRLAKSDEMDESNELIKKSRDNRNHLQVK
- a CDS encoding SGNH/GDSL hydrolase family protein encodes the protein MEDKQLLAALQQQPVLDLYQLFQDVGQNRSLYALLERLSSLKEHHQLSTQLSPLKPHIEGVLSQFDSTTPNDEILKAVAIQSEVQQRGHSMSRYIMTSDNHRHFSPNADLVMFGDSITEWAPWADIFRDVSMVNRGLAGDTTTGMLRRIDTTLNVKPKLVCFMAGINDLAQGYDVDHIYQNYVDMLKVWQENDIRILVQSTLYVGSKLQGLNPSVELLNSKISEYCTQQGMAFLDVNSVLSPNKLLSNEYSCDDLHLNAKAYQVWSKVLQPKIEELLN
- a CDS encoding sigma-54-dependent transcriptional regulator, with amino-acid sequence MTAEKHIVLIDDEIDVVEAVSEMLELEGFSVTTFTDPNLGLKSLKANSQSVVLCDVRMPQVDGLTLLSSIQHRAANVPVLLMSGHGDIPMAIEAMKLGAFDFLEKPLNASELVEKLDLALTQSQHNCPAIIGGEEETELPIETVVIGQSKAMDTIRKQVLALSHTGVDTIINGETGTGKEVIARALHQFSRRKAKPFVAINCGGMTESIIESELFGHEAGSFTSANKKRIGKIEQANGGTLFLDEIESMPIAVQIKLLRVIQERMIERVGGNELIPVDIVVVAASKADLASLSETGEFRADLFYRLNIASLNLPALRQRKEDIQVLFRHFVIQASHKYKTRPSTIYPEQIQQLCRHEWPGNVRELRNVADRFVLGIVGDGFDLQSPICESSGEDFAFEKQMEQYERNVLTEALIESAGNINEVSSKLNLPRKTLYRKMKKHQLDKESFKA
- the dgcN gene encoding N-acetyltransferase DgcN — translated: MSIAQPYLLFLGDVTDPLAAKTARGIHQWRPEICLGQLRLTDDTVSLGLADMTLQEAQAQGAKTLVIGTANPGGVIPDSWQPTIMAAAEMGFEIASGMHQRLSEFSPLADMQHRGLTKLHDVRHFDGDLKVGNGKPRQGKRLLTVGTDCSVGKMFSALAIEKSLKQSGTSAQFKATGQTGILIEGCGISIDAVVADFISGAVEAISPDFTDHQWDIIEGQGSLFNPSFAGVSLGLLHGAQADALVLCHEVGRPHIRNLPHAQLPSIEQTIEANLQAARLTNSDVKLVGICLNTSAISIEDAETLCQEWTTLYQVPVTDPVRFGVQHITDHLRHSL
- a CDS encoding IS3-like element ISVisp1 family transposase (programmed frameshift) — its product is MPAYKSGKKTQQYLTEFKVTAVRLSLREGATVKSVALSLDIHPYMLSKWRKDYREGVIMEDKRKKRTKIPSQKTESSRIAELERQNEQLKLENDLPKKVATIRCPRKSTKFRFITHYKTRYSIVLMCRFLSVSKSGYYAWLDREPSRYDQEEQALKKRIIKVFTQSRETYGSPRVHAELRRQGVLVSRKRVARIMKEQGLRARSYRIYMKMAKLHRFYQSIKNIKKDTPKPTAVNQQWSGDLTYIKQGKRWMYLAVVIDLYSRKIVGWSLGSKKSTQLTMSSLRMAIRNRKPQERLLFHTDRGSEYRAHEVQALLSKNGIVPSMNRPGHCTDNAEVESFFHTLKGDIIRKNSFKSEKQLRDKLAGYIQHFYNRYRLHSSLGYRTPHEYEVATG